A DNA window from Comamonas sp. 26 contains the following coding sequences:
- a CDS encoding bifunctional diguanylate cyclase/phosphodiesterase: MKASISPTLKSQKLLQRIWAVALLVLILMLSASCSFYLLSAVRGFVNGESLWSKAQKDAIYSLSRYADEGNSADLARYEKALLVPRGDADARNALYNTPLRLDLARKGIEQGQNHPDDVNSLIWLLRTFRYFRWVQEPVAYWTMGDQYLEQLDALAREIKQSYEVGSVTPQAINTWKREIDLINQGVSALTRAFSDSLGKSSRSMVVMLLTLNGSLALLLVGLWVWNTWRLVQLREQMEIGMNTEKERAETTLAALGDAVITTDQKGLVNYINPAAIGLLGLQKQSYIGRPIKMVLQFYTTDSSFNSESLLDQLMGEAMIVRDEQTHWVRRFDHSIVPVKVLGSTMQHQGSATGAVFVLRDVSREQQYMDQLSWNSRHDTLTGLENRGEFERHLQKLLTQGLHQVKPCALLYIDLDQFKLINETSGHSAGDEVLCEVSRMLQHNLRETDCLARMGGDEFAVLLENCPPSHVSSIAEKLRAAAQKLQINWGEKTLRTGFSIGVVHIPGDSSNASDLLRMADMACYQAKERGRNKVFFYTAEDGILSRYVSEMEWATRIRIALDEDRFCLYAQNIAPLQTSKHSNKHHGMHFEVLLRLRDENGQILAPGNFIPAAERYGLMPALDRWVISQSLQTLAQQPGYAKLIDTCSINLSGASLDDENLLEFIKAQMLEHNIPPDMLCFEITETSAIGNLSNAIRLIQALRAMGCRFALDDFGVGMSSLTYLKQLPVDYLKIDGGFVRDMLHDKGDYAMVEMINRIGQTLGKKTVAEFVESRDIAEALMHMGVDYVQGYAIARPKPMTAEYFAPTQENQLPQWCGKLALI, encoded by the coding sequence ATGAAGGCATCTATAAGCCCCACACTGAAGTCTCAAAAACTGCTGCAGCGCATCTGGGCCGTTGCGCTTCTGGTGCTGATCCTGATGCTCAGCGCCAGTTGCAGCTTTTACCTGCTTTCAGCCGTCCGCGGCTTTGTCAACGGCGAGAGTCTCTGGTCCAAGGCGCAAAAGGACGCGATTTATTCGCTCTCCCGTTATGCGGACGAAGGCAACTCAGCGGATCTAGCGCGCTATGAAAAGGCTTTACTCGTCCCTCGCGGCGACGCCGATGCACGCAACGCCCTCTACAACACGCCGCTGCGCCTTGACCTGGCGCGCAAAGGCATAGAGCAGGGTCAAAATCATCCCGATGATGTCAACAGCTTGATCTGGCTGCTGCGCACCTTTCGCTACTTCCGCTGGGTGCAAGAACCCGTGGCCTACTGGACCATGGGGGACCAGTACCTGGAGCAGCTTGATGCGCTGGCCCGCGAAATCAAACAGAGTTACGAGGTTGGCAGCGTCACCCCGCAAGCCATCAATACCTGGAAGCGAGAGATTGATCTCATCAACCAAGGCGTGAGCGCCCTCACCCGTGCTTTCAGCGACTCCTTAGGAAAAAGCTCGCGCTCCATGGTTGTGATGCTGCTGACACTTAATGGCAGTCTGGCCCTGCTTTTAGTTGGCCTGTGGGTCTGGAACACCTGGAGACTGGTACAGCTGCGCGAGCAAATGGAAATCGGTATGAACACCGAAAAAGAGCGCGCCGAGACCACACTGGCAGCACTGGGTGATGCGGTCATCACCACCGATCAAAAAGGGCTTGTCAACTACATCAACCCCGCCGCCATCGGGCTACTGGGCCTGCAAAAGCAGAGCTATATCGGCAGGCCTATCAAAATGGTGCTGCAGTTCTACACCACAGACTCGTCTTTCAACAGCGAATCCCTTTTGGACCAGCTGATGGGCGAGGCCATGATTGTGCGTGACGAGCAAACCCACTGGGTGCGCCGTTTCGATCACAGCATCGTTCCGGTCAAGGTTCTGGGCTCCACCATGCAGCACCAAGGCAGCGCCACAGGAGCCGTCTTCGTACTACGCGACGTCTCGCGCGAGCAGCAGTACATGGATCAGCTGTCATGGAACTCCCGCCACGACACGCTGACCGGACTGGAAAACCGGGGAGAATTTGAGCGCCACCTGCAAAAGCTGCTGACGCAAGGGCTGCACCAGGTCAAGCCCTGCGCACTGCTCTATATCGACCTTGACCAATTCAAGCTCATCAATGAAACCAGCGGCCATTCCGCGGGCGATGAGGTGCTGTGCGAAGTCTCGCGCATGCTGCAGCACAATCTGCGTGAAACCGATTGTCTAGCTCGCATGGGCGGCGATGAGTTTGCCGTGCTGCTGGAAAACTGCCCGCCTTCGCATGTCTCATCCATTGCCGAAAAACTGCGCGCAGCAGCTCAGAAGCTGCAAATCAACTGGGGCGAAAAAACGCTGCGCACCGGCTTTTCGATTGGTGTCGTGCATATTCCCGGCGACTCATCCAACGCCTCCGATCTGCTGCGCATGGCTGACATGGCCTGCTATCAAGCCAAGGAACGCGGGCGTAACAAAGTCTTTTTCTACACCGCCGAAGACGGAATCCTCAGCCGCTACGTCAGCGAAATGGAATGGGCCACGCGCATTCGCATCGCGCTCGATGAAGATCGCTTTTGCCTGTATGCCCAGAACATTGCCCCGCTGCAAACCAGCAAGCACAGCAACAAACACCATGGCATGCACTTTGAAGTTTTGCTGCGCCTGCGCGATGAAAACGGGCAAATTCTCGCCCCTGGCAACTTTATTCCTGCGGCAGAGCGCTACGGACTCATGCCAGCGCTCGACCGCTGGGTCATCTCCCAATCACTGCAGACACTGGCCCAACAACCGGGCTATGCCAAGCTGATCGACACCTGCTCCATCAACCTCTCAGGTGCCAGTCTGGACGATGAAAACTTGCTGGAATTCATCAAAGCCCAGATGCTGGAGCACAACATTCCACCCGATATGCTGTGTTTTGAAATCACCGAAACCAGCGCTATTGGCAACCTCAGCAACGCTATCCGGCTGATTCAGGCACTTCGTGCCATGGGATGCCGCTTTGCACTGGACGATTTTGGTGTGGGCATGTCATCGCTGACCTATCTGAAACAGCTGCCCGTCGACTATCTCAAGATTGACGGCGGCTTTGTACGCGACATGCTCCATGACAAAGGCGACTACGCCATGGTGGAGATGATCAACCGCATCGGACAGACGCTGGGCAAAAAGACCGTCGCCGAATTCGTCGAAAGCCGCGATATTGCTGAAGCACTGATGCACATGGGCGTGGACTATGTACAGGGCTATGCCATTGCCCGCCCCAAGCCTATGACCGCCGAGTACTTTGCCCCCACACAAGAAAACCAGCTACCTCAGTGGTGCGGCAAACTGGCTTTGATTTAG
- a CDS encoding NUDIX hydrolase yields MIFRNPIKFCRNCGTAVTYRVPDDGDTRERAVCPACNTIHYENPLNVVGTLPVMDDGRVLLCMRNIEPRRGKWTLPAGFMELAETTAGGAQRETDEEAGADIEMGKLFSIINVPQVGQVHFFYLARLKSAQFYPGPETMEAQLFAEADIPWENIAFRTVKVTLERFFADRKADLLEQPLVHSIDLA; encoded by the coding sequence ATGATTTTCCGCAACCCCATCAAGTTCTGCCGCAATTGCGGCACCGCAGTCACCTACCGCGTTCCTGACGATGGGGACACGCGCGAGCGCGCCGTTTGCCCGGCGTGCAACACCATCCACTATGAAAATCCGCTCAACGTCGTTGGCACCCTGCCAGTAATGGACGACGGCCGCGTGCTGCTGTGCATGCGCAACATCGAGCCGCGCCGGGGAAAATGGACCCTGCCTGCGGGCTTTATGGAACTGGCCGAAACCACCGCCGGTGGTGCTCAGCGCGAAACCGATGAAGAAGCCGGTGCCGATATCGAGATGGGCAAGCTGTTCTCCATCATCAACGTTCCGCAAGTCGGTCAGGTGCATTTCTTCTACCTGGCCCGCCTCAAAAGCGCGCAGTTCTACCCCGGCCCCGAGACCATGGAAGCCCAGTTGTTTGCCGAGGCCGACATTCCTTGGGAAAACATTGCCTTTAGAACCGTCAAAGTCACGCTGGAGCGCTTCTTTGCTGACCGCAAGGCAGACCTGCTGGAGCAACCCCTGGTGCACTCCATCGACCTTGCTTAA
- a CDS encoding fumarylacetoacetate hydrolase family protein yields MSYVFNPPAVASLPVVGHGERFPIHRIYCVGRNYEDHAKEMGFTGREPPFFFMKPADAAVPVDADSSVQLAYPTLTQNLHHEIELVVAIGKAGKNIKAADALQYIYGYAVGLDMTRRDLQNEMKKQGRPWCIGKAFEQSAPIGAITPADQAGDLVNAEISLQVNGADRQRSHINKLIWNIAETIEHLSAAWDLQPGDLIMTGTPEGVAAVVKGDVLEGAVTGLSPIKVQIA; encoded by the coding sequence TCACCGCATCTACTGCGTGGGCCGCAACTATGAGGATCACGCCAAGGAGATGGGCTTTACCGGCCGCGAGCCGCCCTTCTTCTTCATGAAGCCTGCCGATGCCGCCGTGCCTGTAGACGCGGATAGCAGCGTGCAGCTCGCCTACCCCACGCTGACACAGAACCTTCACCACGAAATCGAACTGGTCGTAGCCATTGGCAAGGCCGGCAAGAACATCAAGGCCGCCGACGCGCTGCAATACATCTATGGCTACGCCGTGGGCCTGGACATGACACGCCGCGACCTTCAAAACGAGATGAAGAAGCAGGGCCGCCCCTGGTGCATTGGCAAGGCATTCGAGCAGTCAGCCCCCATCGGCGCCATCACGCCTGCCGATCAGGCGGGTGATCTCGTCAACGCCGAGATTTCTTTGCAGGTCAACGGTGCAGACCGCCAGCGCAGCCATATCAACAAGCTGATCTGGAACATTGCCGAAACCATCGAGCATCTGTCAGCCGCCTGGGACCTGCAGCCCGGTGACCTGATCATGACCGGTACGCCCGAAGGCGTGGCTGCCGTGGTCAAGGGCGATGTGCTGGAAGGCGCTGTGACCGGCCTGTCTCCCATCAAGGTACAGATCGCCTGA
- a CDS encoding YgiQ family radical SAM protein — protein sequence MNAPVDVSFFQRDAKPLTSYKPYWAKRFGVAKFLPTSRAEMEQLGWDSCDIILVTGDAYVDHPSFGMAVIGRVLEAQGFRVGIIAQPEWNSAEAFKTLGKPNLFWGVTSGNMDSMINRYTADRKIRSDDAYTPGDVGGKRPDRAAIVYSQRCREAYKDVPIVLGGIEGSLRRIAHYDYWSDKVRRSIVVDSKCDILLYGNAERALVEVAHRIAAREPVEQITDVRGTAFFRRASEEGWFEVDSTTVDELGEVEPHINPYMTTSEQAEAQGQTCSKEDGEKAQAEAMGPACSSGQNKAGGASVANVQPIQFVPNLSLRSKNRMPARDHTVLRLPSYEEVKSDPVLYAHANRVLHLETNPGNARALVQAHGEGVTARDVWMNPPPIPLTTAEMDWVFGLPYARSPHPSYADENGSHDGTTKIPAWEMIRTSVNIMRGCFGGCTFCSITEHEGRIIQSRSEDSIIHELEEIRDKVKGFTGTISDLGGPTANMYRLGCKSPTIEAACRKPSCVFPGICPNLHTDHAPLIKIYRRARKLPGIKKILIGSGLRYDLAVKSPEYIKELVQHHVGGYLKIAPEHTEAGPLNKMMKPGIGSYEKFKQLFEKFSEEAGKKQFLIPYFIAAHPGTSDEDMMNLAIWLKKNGFRADQVQTFYPSPMATATAMYHSGRNTLTKVRRQMRDEQEERVDIVRGEKRRRLHKAFLRYHDPNNWPMLREALKHMGRADLIGNGKQHLIPTFQPLVDGSYQSARKKNSTGSTAGVGYTTNKDGKAVAVRRRTQENSEPQGDVRFRTAAPKPGKMLSQHTGLPPRAGVTGKAKPAFKAAAKPVAKSGKSR from the coding sequence ATGAACGCCCCGGTTGACGTTTCCTTTTTCCAGCGCGACGCCAAGCCGCTGACCAGCTACAAGCCGTACTGGGCCAAGCGTTTCGGTGTGGCCAAGTTTCTGCCGACCTCGCGCGCGGAAATGGAGCAGCTCGGTTGGGACAGTTGCGACATCATCCTGGTGACGGGCGACGCCTATGTGGACCATCCCAGCTTTGGCATGGCCGTCATTGGCCGCGTGCTGGAGGCGCAAGGCTTTCGCGTGGGCATCATCGCCCAGCCTGAGTGGAATAGCGCCGAAGCCTTCAAGACACTGGGCAAGCCCAATCTGTTCTGGGGCGTGACGTCCGGCAATATGGATTCGATGATCAACCGCTACACGGCTGATCGCAAAATTCGCTCTGACGATGCCTACACCCCCGGCGATGTGGGCGGCAAGCGCCCTGACCGCGCTGCCATCGTCTATAGCCAGCGCTGCCGCGAGGCTTACAAAGATGTGCCCATCGTGCTGGGCGGCATCGAAGGATCGCTGCGCCGTATCGCCCATTACGACTACTGGAGCGACAAGGTTCGCCGCTCCATCGTGGTGGATAGCAAGTGCGACATCTTGCTGTACGGCAACGCCGAGCGAGCGTTGGTCGAAGTGGCTCACCGTATTGCTGCACGCGAGCCGGTCGAGCAAATTACCGATGTGCGTGGCACTGCCTTCTTCCGCCGCGCCTCTGAAGAAGGCTGGTTTGAAGTTGATTCGACCACCGTGGATGAGCTGGGTGAAGTCGAGCCCCACATCAACCCCTATATGACGACCAGCGAGCAGGCCGAGGCACAAGGCCAGACCTGCTCCAAGGAAGACGGTGAAAAAGCACAAGCCGAGGCCATGGGCCCGGCATGCTCCAGCGGCCAGAACAAGGCGGGTGGTGCATCGGTTGCCAATGTGCAGCCGATTCAGTTTGTGCCCAATCTGTCACTGCGCAGCAAAAACCGCATGCCCGCGCGTGATCACACCGTTCTGCGCCTGCCCAGCTACGAAGAAGTCAAGAGCGACCCGGTTCTGTACGCCCACGCTAACCGTGTGCTGCATCTGGAGACCAACCCCGGCAACGCCCGCGCCCTGGTGCAAGCTCACGGCGAAGGCGTGACCGCACGAGACGTGTGGATGAACCCGCCCCCCATCCCGCTCACCACTGCTGAGATGGACTGGGTGTTTGGCCTGCCGTACGCTCGCAGCCCACATCCGAGCTACGCCGACGAAAATGGCAGCCACGATGGCACGACCAAGATCCCCGCGTGGGAGATGATTCGCACCTCGGTCAACATCATGCGCGGCTGCTTTGGCGGCTGCACCTTCTGCTCTATCACCGAGCATGAAGGCCGCATCATCCAGAGCCGCTCGGAAGATTCCATCATCCATGAGCTGGAAGAGATCCGCGACAAGGTCAAGGGCTTCACCGGCACCATTTCTGACCTGGGTGGCCCCACGGCCAATATGTACCGTCTAGGCTGCAAGAGTCCGACGATCGAAGCCGCCTGCCGCAAGCCCAGTTGCGTGTTCCCCGGCATCTGCCCGAATTTGCATACCGACCACGCGCCGCTTATCAAGATCTATCGCCGTGCGCGCAAGCTGCCCGGCATCAAGAAGATCTTGATTGGTTCCGGCCTGCGTTATGACCTGGCTGTCAAGTCGCCCGAGTACATCAAGGAGCTGGTACAGCACCACGTGGGCGGCTACCTGAAGATTGCGCCTGAGCACACCGAGGCCGGCCCGCTTAACAAAATGATGAAGCCGGGCATCGGCAGCTATGAAAAGTTCAAACAGCTGTTTGAAAAATTCAGTGAAGAAGCCGGTAAAAAGCAGTTTCTGATTCCTTACTTCATTGCAGCCCACCCCGGCACCAGCGATGAAGACATGATGAATCTGGCCATCTGGCTGAAGAAAAACGGTTTCCGCGCCGATCAGGTGCAGACCTTCTACCCCAGCCCCATGGCCACGGCCACGGCCATGTACCACTCTGGTCGCAATACCCTGACCAAGGTGCGCCGCCAGATGCGTGACGAGCAAGAAGAGCGTGTGGACATCGTGCGCGGTGAAAAGCGCCGCCGTCTGCACAAGGCCTTCTTGCGCTACCACGACCCGAACAACTGGCCCATGCTGCGTGAAGCACTCAAGCACATGGGACGCGCTGACCTGATTGGTAACGGCAAGCAGCATCTGATTCCGACCTTCCAGCCCTTGGTGGATGGCAGCTATCAGAGTGCTCGCAAGAAAAATAGCACCGGCAGCACCGCTGGGGTGGGCTACACCACTAACAAGGATGGCAAAGCTGTGGCGGTGCGCCGCCGTACGCAGGAAAATAGCGAGCCGCAAGGTGATGTACGTTTCCGTACTGCAGCACCCAAGCCGGGCAAGATGCTGAGCCAGCACACAGGCCTGCCCCCGCGTGCGGGCGTGACTGGCAAGGCCAAGCCAGCTTTCAAGGCTGCAGCTAAACCTGTGGCTAAGTCTGGCAAGTCGCGCTAA